The proteins below come from a single Branchiostoma floridae strain S238N-H82 chromosome 5, Bfl_VNyyK, whole genome shotgun sequence genomic window:
- the LOC118416168 gene encoding uncharacterized protein LOC118416168, translated as MAFLSRSVLLVVVAMLLTLNLTDSKWFRFRTRRRSQESGGASSDSDRSDQDDGQLDMLEEMIEKQQKQINELETSRKLLQVRVDLQADKIKELEGDKGFLQSIKDEIVDLAKEVKELKMDKDDLRNTVGSQKAHIITLQRELAGLADCCSGGSGDVDSFLPLVEKVDKRRVVP; from the exons ATGGCTTTCCTCAGTAGGTCGGTGTTACTGGTGGTGGTGGCGATGCTGCTGACTTTAAACTTGACCGACAGCAAGTGGTTCCGCTTTCGCACCCGCAGGAGGAGTCAGGAGAGCGGCGGGGCCTCAAGTGACTCGGACCGATCCGATCAAGACGACGGTCAGCTGGACATGCTGGAGGAAAT GATTGAGAAGCAACAAAAGCAGATTAACGAGCTGGAAACCAGTAGAAAACTTCTCCAAGTCCGGGTGGACTTGCAGGCGGACAAGATCAAGGAACTGGAGGGAGATAAAG GTTTTCTACAGAGCATCAAAGATGAGATCGTGGACCTAGCTAAAGAAGTGAAAGAACTGAAGATGGATAAGGACGACTTAAGGAACACAGTGGGCAGTCAGAAGGCACACATCATCACCTTGCAGAGGGAGCTGGCGGGGTTGGCGGACTGCTGCTCGGGTGGGTCCGGGGATGTCGACTCCTTCCTCCCGCTTGTAGAGAAAGTTGACAAGCGGAGAGTTGTACCGTAG